In a genomic window of Saccharothrix sp. HUAS TT1:
- a CDS encoding ABC transporter substrate-binding protein — MRRTGTVIGVGLLAASLLAGCGDASDGKTRITIGLFGNFGYQQLFEEYEKAHPDVDITDRTASYSDHHKNLAAHLATNNGAADVEAVDVGYINQFKANPGQFVELKSDIKDRWLDWKWEGSLSKDGKQIGYGTDIGGLAICYRRDLFEKAGLPSDRDQVSALWPTWEEFMATGKRFAANAPEGAKFFDGGPTVLNAIVGQAPTGYYDKNDKIVVGDNAEIRKGWNLVSQAVADGLSAGLLHSTPQWNTGFKQGQFATLACPAWMMAKIKDQAPDTAGNWDLAAVPGGGGNWGGSYLTVPKQGKNVDKAVELATWLTAPEQQAKVFANAGLLPSAPKLYSEESVAKKTDPFFHDAPVGKVFTDAARALKPQYQGPKAGDVQTEMGNAMQRVEQGKQSPDESWNQFVGDVKRLED, encoded by the coding sequence ATGAGACGAACCGGGACCGTGATCGGCGTCGGTCTGCTGGCGGCGAGCCTGCTCGCCGGTTGCGGCGACGCGAGCGACGGCAAGACCAGGATCACCATCGGCCTGTTCGGCAACTTCGGCTACCAGCAGTTGTTCGAGGAGTACGAGAAGGCGCACCCCGACGTCGACATCACCGACCGGACCGCCTCCTACTCCGACCACCACAAGAACCTCGCCGCCCACCTGGCCACCAACAACGGCGCGGCCGACGTCGAGGCCGTCGACGTCGGCTACATCAACCAGTTCAAGGCCAACCCCGGCCAGTTCGTCGAGCTGAAGTCCGACATCAAGGACCGCTGGCTGGACTGGAAGTGGGAGGGCTCGCTGTCCAAGGACGGCAAGCAGATCGGCTACGGCACCGACATCGGCGGCCTGGCCATCTGCTACCGCCGCGACCTGTTCGAGAAGGCCGGCCTGCCCAGCGACCGCGACCAGGTCTCCGCGCTGTGGCCCACGTGGGAGGAGTTCATGGCCACCGGCAAGCGGTTCGCGGCCAACGCCCCCGAAGGCGCGAAGTTCTTCGACGGCGGCCCGACCGTGCTCAACGCGATCGTCGGCCAGGCGCCCACCGGCTACTACGACAAGAACGACAAGATCGTCGTCGGTGACAACGCCGAGATCCGCAAGGGCTGGAACCTCGTCTCGCAGGCCGTGGCCGACGGGCTGTCCGCCGGGCTGCTGCACAGCACCCCGCAGTGGAACACCGGCTTCAAGCAGGGCCAGTTCGCCACCCTCGCCTGCCCGGCCTGGATGATGGCCAAGATCAAGGACCAGGCGCCCGACACCGCGGGCAACTGGGACCTCGCGGCCGTGCCCGGCGGCGGCGGCAACTGGGGCGGCTCGTACCTGACCGTGCCCAAGCAGGGCAAGAACGTCGACAAGGCCGTCGAGCTGGCCACCTGGCTGACCGCGCCCGAGCAGCAGGCCAAGGTCTTCGCCAACGCGGGCCTGCTCCCGTCCGCGCCGAAGCTCTACAGCGAGGAGTCGGTGGCCAAGAAGACCGACCCGTTCTTCCACGACGCCCCGGTCGGCAAGGTGTTCACCGACGCCGCCCGCGCCCTCAAGCCGCAGTACCAGGGCCCGAAGGCCGGTGACGTGCAGACCGAGATGGGCAACGCCATGCAGCGCGTCGAGCAGGGCAAGCAGAGCCCGGACGAGTCGTGGAACCAGTTCGTCGGCGACGTCAAGAGGCTCGAGGACTGA
- a CDS encoding Nramp family divalent metal transporter, with protein MVGISLSPPVVARLRSAAVVMGPAFVVAVAYVDPGNFATNMAGGAAHGYLLLWVIVGASALAMFIQYQSAKLGVVTGRNLPQLCRERYPRPVTGLLWAQAELVAMATDLAEFVGAAVALNLLFGVPLLPAALITAVVSAGLLALAPLRRRRFESVIVGLLAIVLGGFLYQALQLGPLTGAAAGLVPGFAGVDSVLLATGMLGATVMPHVIYLHSALTQHHHTTDPVARRRTLRASRVDIVVALGVAGLVNVSMLVVAAGAFHGGGAPRESLEDMHTGLGDLLGQGAALAFALALLASGLAASSVGTYSGQVVMEGFLRRRIPLSLRRLLTMAPALVVLALGVDPTKALVLSQVVLSFGIPFALVPLVLLGRRRDVMGSAVNRRTTTLVGAAGAVVISALNVFLLVRTIWG; from the coding sequence ATGGTCGGCATCTCGTTGAGCCCACCGGTGGTGGCGCGCCTGCGCTCGGCCGCCGTGGTGATGGGCCCGGCGTTCGTGGTCGCGGTCGCCTACGTCGACCCCGGCAACTTCGCCACCAACATGGCGGGTGGCGCCGCCCACGGGTACCTGCTGCTGTGGGTGATCGTCGGCGCGAGCGCGTTGGCGATGTTCATCCAGTACCAGTCGGCCAAGCTGGGCGTGGTGACCGGTCGGAACCTGCCGCAGCTCTGCCGGGAGCGCTACCCGCGACCGGTGACCGGCCTGCTGTGGGCTCAGGCCGAGCTGGTGGCGATGGCCACCGACCTGGCCGAGTTCGTCGGGGCCGCGGTGGCGCTGAACCTGCTGTTCGGGGTGCCGCTGCTGCCGGCCGCCCTGATCACCGCCGTGGTGTCGGCCGGCCTCCTGGCGCTGGCGCCGCTGCGCCGGCGGCGGTTCGAGTCGGTGATCGTCGGGCTGCTCGCGATCGTGCTCGGCGGGTTCCTCTACCAGGCCCTCCAGCTCGGGCCGCTGACCGGGGCGGCCGCCGGGCTGGTGCCGGGGTTCGCGGGCGTGGACAGCGTCCTGCTGGCCACCGGCATGCTGGGCGCGACGGTCATGCCGCACGTGATCTACCTGCACTCCGCGCTGACCCAGCACCACCACACCACCGACCCCGTCGCGCGACGCCGGACGCTGCGCGCGAGCCGCGTGGACATCGTCGTCGCCCTCGGCGTCGCCGGGCTGGTCAACGTGAGCATGCTGGTCGTGGCCGCGGGGGCGTTCCACGGCGGCGGCGCGCCCCGCGAGTCGCTGGAGGACATGCACACCGGACTGGGCGACCTGCTCGGCCAGGGCGCGGCGCTGGCGTTCGCGCTGGCGCTGCTGGCCTCGGGCCTGGCCGCGTCCAGCGTCGGCACCTACTCCGGCCAGGTCGTCATGGAGGGCTTCCTGCGCCGCCGCATCCCGCTGTCGCTGCGCAGGCTGCTGACCATGGCCCCGGCGCTGGTCGTGCTCGCGCTCGGCGTCGACCCGACCAAGGCGCTGGTGCTCAGCCAGGTGGTGCTGTCGTTCGGCATCCCCTTCGCCCTGGTCCCGCTGGTGCTGCTCGGCCGGCGGCGGGACGTCATGGGCAGCGCGGTGAACCGCCGGACCACCACGCTGGTGGGCGCGGCGGGCGCGGTCGTCATCTCCGCGCTCAACGTCTTCCTGCTGGTCCGCACGATCTGGGGATGA
- a CDS encoding MBL fold metallo-hydrolase yields the protein MTGQNSLFFVGNATTVLRLGPFTLLTDPNFLHRGQWTHIGQGVLARRRKDPAIGIGELPPLDAVVLSHFHGDHFDRVASRELDRDLPILTTPHAARRLGRRGFREPVALSTWADLTLAKGGATLTVTSLPGRHARGRLARLLPPVMGSMVEYRATPAAAPLRIYISGDTLVHDDLGEIRERYPSIDVAVLHLGGTKVLGVLLTMDGEQGVDLLELLRPRQAVPVHFDDYSVMKSPLSDFTAEVERRRPPVAVSYVDRGRSFTLPG from the coding sequence ATGACCGGGCAGAACTCGCTGTTCTTCGTCGGCAACGCCACCACGGTGTTGCGGTTGGGGCCGTTCACGCTGCTCACCGACCCCAACTTCCTGCACCGCGGGCAGTGGACGCACATCGGGCAGGGCGTCCTGGCACGCCGCCGCAAGGACCCGGCCATCGGGATCGGCGAGCTGCCGCCGCTGGACGCGGTCGTGCTGTCGCACTTCCACGGCGACCACTTCGACCGGGTGGCCTCCCGCGAGCTGGACCGGGACCTGCCGATCCTCACCACCCCGCACGCGGCGCGCAGGCTGGGCCGGCGCGGGTTCCGGGAGCCGGTCGCGCTGTCGACGTGGGCCGACCTGACCCTGGCGAAGGGCGGCGCGACGCTGACCGTGACGTCGCTGCCCGGCCGGCACGCGCGGGGCAGGCTCGCCCGGTTGCTGCCGCCGGTGATGGGCAGCATGGTGGAGTACCGGGCCACGCCCGCCGCCGCCCCGCTGCGCATCTACATCAGCGGTGACACGCTCGTGCACGACGACCTGGGCGAGATCCGGGAGCGGTACCCGTCGATCGACGTCGCGGTGCTGCACCTGGGTGGCACCAAGGTGCTCGGGGTGCTGCTCACGATGGACGGCGAGCAGGGCGTGGACCTGCTGGAGCTGCTGCGCCCCCGCCAGGCCGTGCCGGTGCACTTCGACGACTACAGCGTGATGAAGTCGCCGCTGTCGGACTTCACCGCCGAGGTCGAGCGCCGCAGGCCGCCGGTCGCGGTCTCCTACGTGGACCGGGGCCGTTCGTTCACCCTGCCGGGGTAG
- a CDS encoding BTAD domain-containing putative transcriptional regulator has protein sequence MTVTHAQLAPRSTIRLLDGFTLARGQVEVHVIPVARRLLALLALREAPVSRTVVAAALWPDATARRAAGCLRSTLWRLAAPVGPLVESADDMLRLLPDVEVDFRRACLLAATVAAPDHVPDPDAVVTLKADLLPGWDQAWLLAERDWWHQARLRALEALSDRFRSTGDRHRAHQAAMAAVQSDPLRESAHRTLVELHLADGNPAQAVRQYTSYRVRLRTELGLEPSPEIRRLVGPLMGARR, from the coding sequence ATGACAGTCACCCACGCTCAACTTGCGCCCCGATCGACCATCCGCCTGCTGGACGGGTTCACCCTGGCGCGTGGTCAGGTCGAGGTGCACGTCATTCCGGTGGCCCGCAGGCTGCTGGCCCTGCTGGCGCTGCGGGAGGCCCCGGTCAGCCGGACCGTGGTGGCGGCGGCGCTGTGGCCGGATGCGACGGCCCGCCGCGCGGCGGGCTGCCTGCGGTCCACGCTGTGGCGACTGGCGGCCCCGGTCGGGCCGCTGGTCGAGTCGGCCGACGACATGCTGCGGCTGTTGCCGGACGTCGAAGTCGACTTCCGCCGCGCGTGCCTGCTCGCGGCCACGGTGGCCGCGCCGGACCACGTGCCCGACCCGGACGCCGTCGTCACGCTCAAGGCCGACCTGCTGCCGGGGTGGGACCAGGCCTGGCTGCTCGCCGAGCGGGACTGGTGGCACCAGGCGCGGCTGCGCGCGCTGGAGGCGCTCAGCGACCGGTTCCGGTCGACCGGTGACCGGCACCGCGCGCACCAGGCCGCGATGGCGGCCGTGCAGAGCGACCCGCTGCGCGAGAGCGCGCACCGCACGCTGGTGGAGCTGCACCTGGCCGACGGCAACCCCGCGCAGGCCGTGCGGCAGTACACGAGCTACCGGGTGCGGTTGCGGACCGAACTGGGGTTGGAGCCGTCGCCGGAGATCCGGCGGCTGGTCGGGCCGCTGATGGGCGCGCGGCGGTGA
- the icmF gene encoding fused isobutyryl-CoA mutase/GTPase IcmF, with product MTAAPLHTPLHPVRFVTAASLFDGHDAAINIMRRILQSQGAEVVHLGHNRSVREVVAAAVQEDVQGIAISAYQGGHVEYFSYLVELLAERGAGHIKVFGGGGGVIVPEEIELLHSRGVARIFSPADGQQLGLARMINTMVEACDRPLAERPPSSWDGLFAGSEDVLARAITFIEAGVLPDDVHERVARAAAERPVPVLGITGTGGSGKSSLTDELVRRFRLDQQDKLRVAVLAVDPTRRRGGGALLGDRIRMNCLDGDRVFFRSLATRRAGSEVPEGLSDAILACKAAGFDLIVVETPGIGQGDAAIVPFVDLSLYVMTPEFGAASQLEKIDMLDFADAVAINKFERRGAEDARRDVARQLVRNREAFGSSWEDMPVFGTSAATFNDDGVTALYQHLRGELAQRGLDVAEGVLPVVPGRVSTSAATVVPATRVRYLAEIAETVRGYHRATETHVDAVRRVAHLRAARAELESAGHDTEAISSLLVSAEGRVDAVSAELLASWPGVVEAYSGDEMVVKVRDREIRTKLVRETLSGNEVRRVSLPRYEDDGTLLRFLRKENLPGHFPYTAGVFPFKRDGEDPARMFAGEGDAFRTNRRFKYLSKGSEATRLSTAFDSVTLYGRDPDTPPDVYGKIGTSGVSIATLDDMKALYEGFDLVSPTTSVSMTINGPAPTILAFFLNTVIDQQVEEFRAEHGREPSEAEARELRARALATVRGTVQADILKEDQGQNTCIFSTEFSLRMMADIQEWFIRQGVRNFYSVSISGYHIAEAGANPISQLAFTLANGFTYVESYLARGMDVDDFAPNLSFFFSNGMDAEYSVIGRVARRIWAVAMRERYGANERSQKFKYHVQTSGRSLHAQEMDFNDIRTTLQALCALYDNTNSLHTNAYDEAITTPTESSVRRAMAIQLIINKEWGLSANENPLQGSFVVEELTDLVEEAVLAEFDRISERGGVLGAMETGYQRGRIQDESMLYEQRKHDGSLPLIGVNTFLPEGGEREHVSIELARATEEEKRSQVERTRSFAAAHAAEAEPALRRLKEAAASGENVFEVLVDAARVCTLGQITEAFFEVGGQYRRNV from the coding sequence GTGACCGCTGCACCGCTGCACACCCCGCTGCACCCGGTCCGCTTCGTGACCGCCGCCAGCCTGTTCGACGGGCACGACGCCGCGATCAACATCATGCGGCGCATCCTGCAGTCCCAGGGCGCCGAGGTCGTGCACCTCGGCCACAACCGGTCGGTCCGCGAGGTCGTCGCCGCGGCCGTGCAGGAGGACGTCCAGGGCATCGCGATCAGCGCCTACCAGGGCGGGCACGTCGAGTACTTCAGCTACCTGGTCGAACTGCTGGCCGAGCGCGGCGCGGGGCACATCAAGGTCTTCGGCGGCGGTGGCGGCGTGATCGTGCCGGAGGAGATCGAGCTGCTGCACTCGCGCGGGGTGGCGCGGATCTTCTCGCCGGCCGACGGCCAGCAGCTGGGCCTGGCCCGGATGATCAACACGATGGTCGAGGCGTGCGACCGCCCGCTGGCCGAGCGCCCGCCGTCGTCGTGGGACGGGCTGTTCGCGGGCAGCGAGGACGTGCTGGCCCGCGCGATCACGTTCATCGAGGCCGGTGTGCTGCCCGATGATGTACACGAACGGGTGGCGCGGGCCGCCGCCGAACGGCCGGTGCCGGTACTGGGAATCACCGGAACGGGTGGTTCCGGCAAGTCGTCGCTGACCGACGAGCTGGTCCGCCGGTTCCGGCTGGACCAGCAGGACAAGCTGCGGGTCGCGGTGCTGGCGGTCGACCCGACCCGCCGGCGCGGCGGCGGCGCGCTGCTCGGCGACCGGATCCGGATGAACTGCCTGGACGGCGACCGCGTCTTCTTCCGGTCGCTGGCGACCCGCCGGGCCGGCTCGGAGGTGCCGGAAGGGCTGTCCGACGCGATCCTGGCGTGCAAGGCGGCCGGGTTCGACCTGATCGTGGTGGAGACGCCCGGCATCGGCCAGGGCGACGCGGCGATCGTGCCGTTCGTCGACCTCTCGCTGTACGTGATGACGCCGGAGTTCGGCGCCGCGTCGCAGCTGGAGAAGATCGACATGCTGGACTTCGCCGACGCGGTGGCGATCAACAAGTTCGAGCGCCGGGGCGCGGAGGACGCGCGTCGCGACGTGGCCAGGCAGCTGGTGCGCAACCGGGAGGCGTTCGGGTCGTCGTGGGAGGACATGCCGGTCTTCGGCACGTCGGCGGCGACGTTCAACGACGACGGCGTGACCGCCCTGTACCAGCACCTGCGCGGTGAGCTGGCGCAGCGCGGGCTGGACGTGGCCGAGGGCGTGCTGCCGGTCGTGCCGGGCCGGGTGTCGACGTCGGCGGCGACGGTGGTGCCCGCGACCAGGGTGCGGTACCTGGCCGAGATCGCCGAGACCGTGCGCGGCTACCACCGGGCGACGGAGACGCACGTGGACGCGGTGCGGCGGGTGGCGCACCTGCGGGCGGCGCGGGCCGAGCTGGAGTCGGCCGGGCACGACACGGAGGCGATCTCGTCGCTGCTGGTGTCGGCGGAGGGGCGGGTCGACGCGGTGTCGGCGGAGCTGCTGGCGTCGTGGCCGGGCGTGGTCGAGGCGTACAGCGGCGACGAGATGGTCGTGAAGGTGCGGGACCGGGAGATCCGCACCAAGCTGGTGCGGGAGACGTTGTCCGGCAACGAGGTGCGCCGGGTGTCGTTGCCGCGCTACGAGGACGACGGCACGCTGCTGCGGTTCCTGCGCAAGGAGAACCTGCCCGGCCACTTCCCGTACACGGCGGGGGTGTTCCCGTTCAAGCGCGACGGCGAGGACCCGGCGCGGATGTTCGCGGGCGAGGGCGACGCGTTCCGGACGAACCGCCGGTTCAAGTACCTGTCGAAGGGCTCGGAGGCGACCCGGCTGTCCACCGCGTTCGACTCGGTGACGCTCTACGGCCGCGACCCCGACACCCCGCCGGACGTCTACGGCAAGATCGGCACGTCCGGGGTGTCCATCGCGACGCTGGACGACATGAAGGCGCTGTACGAGGGGTTCGACCTGGTCTCGCCCACCACGTCGGTGTCGATGACGATCAACGGCCCGGCGCCCACGATCCTGGCGTTCTTCCTGAACACGGTGATCGACCAGCAGGTGGAGGAGTTCCGGGCCGAGCACGGGCGGGAGCCGTCCGAGGCGGAGGCGCGGGAGCTGCGGGCACGGGCCCTGGCGACCGTGCGCGGCACTGTGCAGGCGGACATCCTGAAGGAGGACCAGGGGCAGAACACCTGCATCTTCTCCACCGAGTTCTCGCTGCGGATGATGGCCGACATCCAGGAGTGGTTCATCCGGCAGGGGGTGCGCAACTTCTACTCGGTGTCGATCTCGGGCTACCACATCGCCGAGGCGGGGGCGAACCCCATCAGCCAGCTCGCGTTCACGCTGGCCAACGGGTTCACCTACGTGGAGTCGTACCTGGCGCGGGGCATGGACGTGGACGACTTCGCGCCGAACCTGTCGTTCTTCTTCTCCAACGGGATGGACGCCGAGTACAGCGTGATCGGCCGGGTGGCGCGGCGGATCTGGGCGGTCGCGATGCGGGAGCGCTACGGGGCCAACGAGCGGTCGCAGAAGTTCAAGTACCACGTGCAGACGTCCGGTCGGTCGCTGCACGCGCAGGAGATGGACTTCAACGACATCCGGACCACGCTGCAGGCGCTGTGCGCGCTGTACGACAACACGAACTCCCTGCACACCAACGCCTACGACGAGGCGATCACCACGCCGACCGAGTCGTCGGTGCGGCGGGCGATGGCGATCCAGCTGATCATCAACAAGGAGTGGGGCCTGTCGGCGAACGAGAACCCGCTGCAGGGCTCGTTCGTGGTCGAGGAGCTGACCGACCTGGTCGAGGAGGCGGTGCTGGCGGAGTTCGACCGGATCTCCGAGCGCGGCGGCGTGCTGGGCGCGATGGAGACCGGTTACCAGCGCGGCCGGATCCAGGACGAGTCGATGCTGTACGAGCAGCGCAAGCACGACGGCTCGCTGCCGCTGATCGGGGTGAACACGTTCCTGCCGGAGGGCGGGGAGCGCGAGCACGTGTCGATCGAGCTGGCGCGGGCGACGGAGGAGGAGAAGCGCTCCCAGGTCGAGCGGACCCGCTCCTTCGCCGCCGCGCACGCCGCCGAGGCGGAGCCCGCCCTGCGCCGGTTGAAGGAGGCCGCGGCGTCGGGGGAGAACGTGTTCGAGGTCCTGGTGGACGCGGCGCGGGTGTGCACGCTGGGGCAGATCACCGAGGCGTTCTTCGAGGTGGGCGGCCAGTACCGGCGCAACGTCTGA
- a CDS encoding zinc-dependent alcohol dehydrogenase produces MRALCWEGVNDVRVQDVPDPKILNDGDLVLRVRLSTACGSDLHLLTGHIPFMQAGDVIGHEFMGEVVEVGPDVTRHKVGDRVVVASFIGCGRCWYCRNDLWSLCDNTNTNPGITQALWGADPGGIFGYSHAMGGFKGSHAEYVRVPFADYNAIPIPEAVDDLSAVFASDSAPTGWMGADLGGVAPGDVVAVWGSGAVGQMAARSAQLLGAERVVVIDRFDYRLGQAEQVFGLETLNYEHVDIGAALREMTGGRGPDVCIEAVGCEAHSYGPQYAYDQVKSKLKLETDRPIAVREAIHNCRKGGSVFVLGVFSGIVDKFPLGAVMNKGLTLRGAQQHGQRYIPMLLDRMASGELKTTHLATHVLPLEEGARGYQLFKDKEDDCVRAVFRP; encoded by the coding sequence GTGAGGGCTTTGTGCTGGGAGGGCGTCAACGACGTGCGGGTGCAGGACGTGCCCGACCCGAAGATCCTCAACGACGGCGACCTCGTCCTCAGGGTGCGGTTGAGCACCGCGTGCGGCTCGGACCTGCACCTGCTGACCGGGCACATCCCGTTCATGCAGGCCGGTGACGTGATCGGGCACGAGTTCATGGGCGAGGTGGTCGAGGTCGGCCCCGACGTGACCCGCCACAAGGTCGGCGACCGGGTCGTCGTGGCGTCGTTCATCGGCTGCGGGCGGTGCTGGTACTGCCGCAACGACCTGTGGTCGCTGTGCGACAACACCAACACCAACCCCGGCATCACGCAGGCGCTGTGGGGCGCGGACCCCGGCGGGATCTTCGGCTACTCGCACGCGATGGGCGGCTTCAAGGGCAGTCACGCCGAGTACGTGCGCGTGCCCTTCGCCGACTACAACGCCATCCCGATCCCGGAGGCGGTGGACGACCTGAGCGCGGTGTTCGCCTCCGACTCGGCGCCGACCGGGTGGATGGGCGCGGACCTGGGCGGGGTGGCGCCGGGCGATGTCGTCGCGGTGTGGGGCAGCGGCGCGGTCGGGCAGATGGCGGCCCGCTCGGCGCAGTTGCTCGGCGCCGAGCGCGTCGTCGTGATCGACCGCTTCGACTACCGGCTGGGGCAGGCCGAGCAGGTCTTCGGTCTGGAGACGCTCAACTACGAGCACGTCGACATCGGCGCCGCGCTGCGCGAGATGACCGGTGGCCGCGGTCCGGACGTGTGCATCGAGGCGGTCGGCTGCGAGGCGCACAGCTACGGTCCGCAGTACGCCTACGACCAGGTCAAGAGCAAGCTGAAGCTGGAGACCGACCGGCCGATCGCGGTGCGCGAGGCGATCCACAACTGCCGCAAGGGCGGTTCGGTGTTCGTGCTCGGCGTGTTCAGCGGGATCGTCGACAAGTTCCCGCTCGGCGCGGTGATGAACAAGGGCCTCACCCTGCGCGGCGCCCAGCAGCACGGGCAGCGCTACATCCCGATGCTGCTCGACCGGATGGCCTCGGGCGAGCTGAAGACCACCCACCTCGCGACCCACGTCCTGCCTCTGGAAGAGGGCGCACGCGGCTACCAGTTGTTCAAGGACAAGGAGGACGACTGCGTGCGCGCGGTCTTCCGACCCTGA
- a CDS encoding LacI family DNA-binding transcriptional regulator, translating into MPTIREIAQLCGVSVATVSRVFNQPLTVSKEKREVVERVARELDYRPNESARALATKRSGLIGLVWDTDHRRPGWRHPYLQELLIGLKSALSAHGYHLLMLATSGSAALRAVGASLADPVAYVNMTRRHHLGGLVLIDSGSDASAFAAFAQSGLPCVAVDVAVDGPRATYVTSDNVGGAAMAVRHLVDAGHRRVATITGPRANRPAADRLVGFRAAMTEAGLAVPDGYVVEGDFYRPSGQAAMRSLIALPEPPTAVFCASDEMAVGALLAARHAGLRVPEDLAVVGFDDIELAALVDPPLTTLAQDKAGIGVAAARAVLTMVHGGEKPAPAFLPTKLVVRASSR; encoded by the coding sequence ATGCCAACGATCCGTGAGATCGCCCAGCTCTGCGGGGTGTCGGTGGCGACCGTTTCGCGCGTTTTCAACCAGCCGCTGACGGTGAGCAAGGAAAAGCGCGAAGTGGTCGAGCGGGTGGCCCGCGAGCTGGACTACCGGCCCAACGAGTCGGCGCGCGCGCTGGCCACCAAGCGGTCCGGGTTGATCGGCCTGGTGTGGGACACCGACCACCGCAGGCCGGGCTGGCGGCACCCGTACCTCCAGGAGCTGCTGATCGGGCTGAAGTCGGCGCTCAGCGCGCACGGTTACCACCTGCTGATGCTGGCCACGAGCGGGTCGGCGGCGCTGCGGGCGGTCGGCGCGTCGCTGGCCGACCCGGTGGCGTACGTGAACATGACCCGGCGGCACCACCTGGGCGGGCTGGTGCTCATCGACAGCGGGTCGGACGCGTCGGCGTTCGCCGCGTTCGCCCAGTCGGGCCTGCCGTGCGTGGCGGTGGACGTGGCCGTCGACGGGCCCCGGGCGACGTACGTGACCTCGGACAACGTCGGCGGCGCGGCGATGGCGGTGCGGCACCTGGTCGACGCGGGCCACCGGCGGGTCGCCACGATCACCGGGCCGCGGGCGAACCGGCCCGCGGCGGACCGGCTGGTCGGCTTCCGCGCGGCCATGACCGAAGCGGGGTTGGCGGTGCCCGACGGGTACGTGGTGGAGGGCGACTTCTACCGGCCCAGCGGGCAGGCGGCGATGCGGTCGCTGATCGCCCTGCCCGAACCGCCGACGGCCGTGTTCTGCGCCAGTGACGAGATGGCGGTGGGCGCGTTGCTGGCGGCCAGGCACGCGGGGCTGCGGGTGCCGGAGGACCTGGCCGTGGTCGGGTTCGACGACATCGAGCTGGCCGCGCTGGTCGACCCGCCGCTGACGACGTTGGCGCAGGACAAGGCGGGGATCGGGGTGGCGGCGGCGCGGGCCGTGCTGACCATGGTGCACGGCGGCGAGAAGCCGGCGCCCGCGTTCCTGCCGACGAAGCTGGTGGTGCGGGCCTCCAGCCGGTGA
- a CDS encoding manganese catalase family protein: MFLHTSKLQFEAKPSQPDALFARKLQELIGGAYGEMTVTMQYLFQGWNCRMEGKYKDLIMDVATEEIGHVEMLATMVARLLEGAPSGVTAKAVEDPVIAAVVGGMDVQQAIVSGGGPTLSDSNGVPWNGRYIVASGNLMADFRANVAAEAQGRLQTARLYNMTDDPGVRDMLKFNLARDTAHQNMWLAAIEELQEDGLEGPISPSALFDEEHQEHAGTIWHNSDGTSGPEGRWASGPTPDGAHEFSYLMDAQPLGGKASAPKPDPLLYATSPANLGLIEQAIRKLT; encoded by the coding sequence ATGTTCCTGCACACCAGCAAGTTGCAGTTCGAGGCGAAGCCCTCGCAGCCCGACGCGCTGTTCGCCCGCAAGCTCCAGGAGCTGATCGGCGGCGCGTACGGCGAGATGACCGTGACGATGCAGTACCTGTTCCAGGGCTGGAACTGCCGCATGGAGGGCAAGTACAAGGACTTGATCATGGACGTGGCCACCGAGGAGATCGGCCACGTGGAGATGCTCGCGACGATGGTGGCCCGGCTCCTGGAAGGCGCGCCGTCCGGGGTGACCGCGAAGGCCGTGGAGGACCCGGTGATCGCCGCGGTGGTCGGCGGCATGGACGTGCAGCAGGCCATCGTCAGCGGCGGCGGGCCGACGCTGTCGGACAGCAACGGGGTGCCGTGGAACGGCCGGTACATCGTGGCCAGCGGCAACCTCATGGCCGACTTCCGAGCCAACGTCGCGGCCGAGGCGCAGGGCAGGCTGCAAACCGCGCGGCTCTACAACATGACCGACGACCCCGGCGTGCGCGACATGCTCAAGTTCAACCTCGCCCGCGACACCGCGCACCAGAACATGTGGCTGGCCGCCATCGAAGAGCTCCAAGAGGACGGCCTGGAGGGCCCGATCAGCCCGAGCGCGCTGTTCGACGAGGAGCACCAGGAGCACGCCGGCACCATCTGGCACAACTCCGACGGCACGTCGGGCCCCGAGGGCCGTTGGGCGTCCGGACCGACCCCGGACGGCGCGCACGAGTTCTCCTACCTCATGGACGCGCAGCCGCTCGGCGGCAAGGCTTCTGCCCCGAAGCCGGACCCGCTGCTGTACGCGACCAGCCCGGCCAACCTGGGCCTGATCGAGCAGGCCATCCGCAAGCTCACCTGA